Genomic segment of Salvia hispanica cultivar TCC Black 2014 chromosome 2, UniMelb_Shisp_WGS_1.0, whole genome shotgun sequence:
ttttgtcttggactcttccgctgcaaaCCTAGAATTATGTACTAGCCAGTTTTGAACTTAGTCTTGTTACTCTGATCACGTTTCGACTATGTACCCATATGCTTTTGATACTTTTGATTTGAGTGATTTCATCCTTTTTATGTTGTCCCTTGATGATTGAGAATTGTTTAGTCACGAAATAGCTACGCTCACTAGCACTAGGGAGTTGTGGTCGTGACAATGCCACAATGTTGTGCTTTTACTATCACATACAGAAACAGAAACAGAAACCTTCAAGCTTTCTGCAAACTATTCTGCATGAAGATTTCTTCTCATTGGTAGATTTTGCTATTACATACAGAAACAGAAATAAATAGGAAATACCTTCAAGCTTCCTGCAAACTACTCTGCATGAAGATTTCAAAAAAACAAGTTATAagatactataaattaatactatgaaATCATATAAACTTTGTGAGGAATTGACAGTACCATTATTTGGATTTCAAAGCATATTACATCCATTTTAATcaacaaaactgaaaaaaggTAGTCAAAGCAATATAGTAGTGTATCATATTCAAACTATCATGCATTGAATCTTCACCACAACTTTCGACAGCCAAATAGCCCAATTATGATTAATCAtgtttatcaaaattaaaatctagGTATTTACAAGTTTCCACCAAAGCAATGcttctaacaaaatataaatacatattcgTGAGAATCTGTTGAAGAAATCTCagtaaaacattttaaaaatttaaatgtgcAGATCtgtaaataaattcataaatcttAAAGTATAGATTTGCAGATTTCTACTTTAACTAGCGAAAATCTGAAAAGTCACTCACTTTGCAATCTCAATTTCctctaaaattgaaaccgCCACCAACCGCCAAGCTCAATTCGACAACATCGCCTCTCCGCAGCTCGCAGTGGAGTTCCGTCGTGGAGTCGGCAATAGTTTCACCAGAAATTCGAACTTGCCGCTGGAGGCAGCGATCGACGGAGGCGAGGACTGTGCGCTGATCGCGGAGGCAGCGGGCGGCGGCGGATGAGGCAGCGAAGCCACAACAGGGAACCAGACGGGAGAGATGACGTAGGGCATTGGATTTTGTGGCGGTCATGGGTGGTGGAGGAGAGATTGGGGCGGGCGATCGTGGGTGCTGAGGGAGTTTTGGGGGGCAGTGGTGAAAAGTGATAATTAGGGTTAAATCAAGATGAAAAGGGGAAAGAGTGTTAAATGGATTTTTAAActgtaaatataatttctcaaTTCTCACTATGGAggaatagaaaaataaaataaaacaatataaaatctGAATATATTACTGACGGACATATGTCTGTCACTATTGTTAAAATCTGCCAATAAATAAAGGGACAAGTTTCCGTCACTAATTCCGTTGAGAAATGGCACTTTTTATAGTCCTCACTTTGAGACATTTTACTAAAAGCGTCCctaatttaatttctcaaattcatttcttttttagagaCATAAATGTCCCTGATTTAGAGACATTTACTAAAAGCGTccctaatttatatatttagagaCATTTACTAAAAGCGTccctaatttatatatttagagaCGCATGTATTTAATGCGTCTCTAATTTAAGGACGCTTATCTTTTGCGTCTTAAATTTTGgatatttgtaaaaatttataacGCAAATGATTGCGTCCTTAATTTTGCGTccttaaaagataaatttattgtagTGGTGATGTCACGTATGATTTTTCCgacaatataattaaaaaagtagtagtaaattaCTTCAAGTTGATAAGTCCTCACAGCAAAATGCAACAATGTCTCTCCATCATCATCCTCTGCACTCACTAGGTCTTTGTCTCCCAGTTTATCCACCAAAACCATCAACGTCCCAAGCTGACGATGTTTCACGCACAAGTGCAGCATAGTCTGTCCGCGATGCAGCCTTTCCGCGGCCGCAAAGGAATCCAGCCGAAGCATCTCCTCCAGCACCGCCTCATTCCCTACATGAAGCGGGTACATATCATGGCTGTCTCGCCACCAGCACATCTCCGGGGCTATCTCCATCAATCTTTTCGCGATCCCCGCATTCCCTTTTGCAGCCGCGATGTGGAGAGACAACGAGTTGTTGGAGTCGAGCTCGAGAGCCAGCTCCGGGTTGATCTTCAGCACCTCTGCCACGATGCTTTCGTGTCCCTTCTTTATTGCAATGTGTAACACGTTTTTCAGACATGAGGTTAATGAGACTACATCGAGAAGGTGTTGATTTGTTTGGAGGAGTTGTTTGAGTGTTGCTACATCTCCAATTGTTGCAGCATCGTACAGTTTCTTTTCTGccattcctttttttttttttttttctcaatttacCCTTTCTTTTACAAACAAGTTCGCTTGTAATAAGTGAGTTGTGAATGCATCttacactcacacacacatatatatatagtgtacAAGCGCTCTCTCTTAAGAAAAAGAACTAGGAAATGTTAAAGAAAGATCGTTTAAGTCTATATGTTAAGGTTGACTGGAGAAAAGTTTTAAAGTCTCAAACATAAGAAGGATCCATTGAACCTATAAATGTTAggataaataactatttaaatCACGAGCTTGTTCAAAATCTGGTCTATTCcatagtttaaaatttattagttaaataacgaagtttcaatttttcagttaatttattccatgagtaatatttttatccacGTCAACAAAGATACCACCTAAAATTCAGACTCATGGgataaactagaaaaattaaaactttataataaaattagcgAATTTCAAACTCTGTGGGATAGACCAACTTTTAACCAAACTTGGTGATTTAAATAGCTATTTACCCTAAATGATATAAATAGTTACAAATGGTAGAAACCACGGGCGCacgaaaacaataaaatattcactATAGGAGATTGGATAATCATTTAAGTTAAAACATTTACGTGACCATAAGTAATTTTTACCTTTTAATTCAACTAGTCTGTTGGAAAAGCCCGAAACCTTTTTCTAGAATTAGGGGTAAAACATTTTTACCgaatcaaattcaaactcgGTTTGTCCACATTCAATTAGACAGCTTCAAATAGAACGGACAAACTCGATGAGCTGACCCGCCTAGCTCTTAAGTTGTAACATAATCTCTTCTAGAGTATGCATATTTGCACACAATTGCAAATGCATCAAACTACTCTGGGCAAAGTTTAAAACATGATctattaatactctctcttactttactatttcaccattttgaatatttatttatttttttaaaacgagtgcagaaaatgaaacgcCCCTGTTAAggcggaacggagggaatagtagacactataaaagaaaattctgCCTAATTTCCAATTTCTCAAGGATAGGACCCAAGGAGATTATATTCAAAAGAGGATGCTTAAGTTATTCAAGAAAAAAGGACCAAGTATACGTACTATAGTAATAAACATAGCAGAAACAAGTTGAGATAAACATCAATATATGGGAAAAGCTGATATTACAActtgtaatattataattaaacgATCAGATAGACAGATCATTGTAGAAATTGCATGGCGGCTTTTCACACCAGAATTAGACAAATCTGACCTGCATAAGCCGCCATGCAGCCCATGCTTAATTCACTCTATGAATTCACGCAAAGAATGTGAAAGTAAATAGATACAATCATACAAATATTTAGAGACAACCAATTGGCAAGTTTccctttaattttaaaaaatactgcTAAATTTAgttaacaataattaaagttacctaataaagtttttatttattaaaagttAATGTATGCTAAATTTTTCCTTGTATGGGAAATCACATTGTGGCTGCAtagtttttatatatatagggatgtgatcatcataacccatatttatggtgataacctaataatcctcattttatggatgaaaaatatcattttatagaacaaaatatcattttatggaataaaagtatcattttatgcatgctgaaaaaatatcattttatc
This window contains:
- the LOC125205094 gene encoding ankyrin repeat-containing protein At2g01680-like, whose translation is MAEKKLYDAATIGDVATLKQLLQTNQHLLDVVSLTSCLKNVLHIAIKKGHESIVAEVLKINPELALELDSNNSLSLHIAAAKGNAGIAKRLMEIAPEMCWWRDSHDMYPLHVGNEAVLEEMLRLDSFAAAERLHRGQTMLHLCVKHRQLGTLMVLVDKLGDKDLVSAEDDDGETLLHFAVRTYQLEVIYYYFFNYIVGKIIRDITTTINLSFKDAKLRTQSFAL